The window aaaaaagttttggttatatttttctaacaatAATGTTTACATCATTTACCCCGTTAACtatttgtgttaaattttaacGATAGAACAACGTTGAAGCCATTTGAAACTTTTTGGGATAGAAATAGAACGTTTAAAACGTTAGAAACTAAATTAGAATTTGTTTCAAATGTTGGggactaaaataatactttatcctaaaataaatttcaaacttaTCCACATTTTCAAGGTTACTCAGAATTTCCCACTTACATTTAACTTTCCAACTTTTGACTGAAAAATCATTCTCTCCATTTCATCCCCTACATGAGTGATCTTTTTCGCTAGaaacacaccaaacaatcaatccCAAGCACAATCATATGCACTCACCATGCACATAAAGTTGCCAGACTCAAAAAGATTGTTGCATGCAAAACATCAAAGGAAAAGCACTATATATTGCATCCTATATCATATCTTCATTCTAGAAAGCACATCTTTTGTCTGCCAAGAACATTATACCCCTAAAACAATTGCCACTTTCCCATGGATTTATACTACTACTccatccattttcttttatttgttactGTCATTGTGTTAGTACAAGTTATAAACTATATCTAGACATATTCATCTTGGAATGTACTAAAATATAACAATGATAGTAACTGATAAAAGAGAACGGATGGAGTATAAATTAACCTTAATAATCATACCAAACTACAGGGCCAAGTAGAGTAAATGTATTGTGCAAGTGCTAGCTTCTATAgcacatacaaaaaaaaaaaggatgaaaTGAATGAAGAAGGCACAAGTTGTTAAACTAAATGCATGTGAACGAAAGGGATATACAGTTATACAGCATTAAACTACATTATGATCTTCAAATCATAGGCAGAATAGATATATAGATCCCTTAGCTTGGTCAGAATATACAAAAAGATGAGAGGAAAATAGCGCGATTCGAATCGCATATCTTGGGATATTAATAACAGGTCTCAACCTGTACAAGCATACTTCATGATTGTTAATCCACATTCTACTCATGATGGATTGTAATACAAGAAGCTAACTACTAAGAGGGTATTTTAGAGTTTGTACAAGTAATGCATTTGGATCTAAGCATCAGATTTGACAACCGATGCTTCAGTCCAATTAGCTATCGGCaacagaggaagaggaagagaaagaggaacCAACCCCAATATCAAAACCAAATGTTATACAGCTCAGCTCATGTTTTCCTCCATCATAAATCCTCATCTTCAGAGTGTATGAACCCTGCAAATGCAGTACATGCATGATCAACTTCAAAAATAGtttcaaagagaaaaaaaagaaaaaaaaaaagataaaggaagagaTAGACTTTTATTAAAACTAAAGGAGGCAGCACCATATAATTACACTATGGATTTCCATATGAAGAAGTCTACATgacattaacaaaaaaaaatggttTTCCACCCAACTTCGAATAGATATAGAAGTTTAGAAAGTAgtttctgttttcttttcttgttttcatttcaaTGTTTTTTAATTTCAGGATTTGGTAAAGGGAAAATTtggtttctattttcttttgtttttatttccaaAGTCTTCTAACTTTAAGATTTTGTGGGgggtaaaaaaaagataaaaaatgaaaaatatgaatgcttTTCAATATTTTCACTCTTTTTTTCATAAAATCTAGAAAcagaaaacatgaaagaacaaaagCCTTCTCACAACCTCTTCAAGGAAAGAGAACAAAATATTGAACTTACAGGTGGAGTGTATCCTGGTAAAACCTGCGAATGAGCGATCACAAAATCACCAATCGAGATGGGGCAAGTTGTTTCTCCACAAAGGTCATGAGTCTCACTATGTATGTGCCATCCAAAATATGAGACATCAATGATTATTTTCCCTCCAGATAACTCTTGACCTGAGTCATGAAATGCTTGAATTTGAGAAAACCAAGCTAGCTAACTGTTTTCGATCATCAAACCCACATTTATCCCTACCTAGAATGTGATCAC is drawn from Arachis hypogaea cultivar Tifrunner chromosome 12, arahy.Tifrunner.gnm2.J5K5, whole genome shotgun sequence and contains these coding sequences:
- the LOC112728724 gene encoding uncharacterized protein, whose product is METQMFLKFIFFSSTLFLLCAFATATDVQYCNKKADYDVEVKGVEIIPNPVTRGQPATFSIAATTGQELSGGKIIIDVSYFGWHIHSETHDLCGETTCPISIGDFVIAHSQVLPGYTPPGSYTLKMRIYDGGKHELSCITFGFDIGVGSSFSSSSSVADS